Below is a genomic region from Hyalangium minutum.
CGGTGACGTTCCTGGCCAACGCGGCCGGCTTCATCTCCGCGTTCGCGGGCGGCAACCAGGACGACGAGCAGGAGGAGGGCCTGTCGCCTGTCCAGTCGCTCGTGCTCGCACTGGTGGCCCCCATCGCCGCCACGCTCATCCAGTTGGGCATCTCGCGCTCGCGCGAGTACCTGGCGGATCGAACCGGCGCGGAGATCTGCGGCGATCCCGAGGCCCTGGCCCAGGCGCTCCAGAAGCTCGAGCAGGGCGCCCAGATGATGCCCAGCCCGGCGGCCCGGCCCGCCACGGCCAGCCTGTTCATCGTCAACCCGTTCGCCGGAGCGGGCTCCATCCTTCAGCTGTTCTCCACGCACCCGAGCATTCCGGAGCGCGTGCGCCGCCTGCGCGCCCTGGGCGCTCGCCGTGAGCAGCCTTGGGGAGAGCACCACTCTTTAGGGGGACCTCTTGGAACTTGAATCCGTTGGCAGCCCTGCCCTCTGGGCGGGGTTCATCCTTTTCGTCCTCGCGATGCTCGCGCTGGACCTGGGCGTCTTCCACCGCAAGGCCCACGAGGTGCGCTTCAAGGAGGCGCTGTCGTGGAGCGGCGTCTGGGTGGGGCTCGCGCTGCTGTTCAACGCGGGCATCTGGTGGAAGTTCGGCGCCGAGCCCGGTGTGCAGTTCCTCACCGGCTACCTGATCGAGAAGTCTCTCTCGATCGACAACATCTTCGTCTTCGTCATCGTCTTCTCGGCCCTGCGCATCCCCGCGCTCTACCAGCACCGGGTGCTCTTCTGGGGCATCCTCAGTGCGCTGGTCTTGCGCGCGGTGATGATCTTTGCCGGCGTGGCGATGCTCCAGCGCTTCCACTGGCTCATCTACGTCTTCGGCGCGTTCCTCATCTTCACGGGCGTCAAGCTGTTCCTCAACCGCAACCAGGAGGATCACCCGGAGAACGGCGTGGCCATGCGCTGGGCCCGCCGCACCATCCCCTCCACCAGCGAGTTCCACGGCCACCACTTCTTCACGAAGCAGCACGGCAAGTGGCTGGCCACCCCGCTCTTCATGGCGCTGATCCTCGTGGAGGTGACCGACGTCATCTTCGCCCTGGACTCCATCCCCGCCATCTTCGCCGTCACCCAGGATCCGTTCCTCGTCTTCACCTCGAACATCTTCGCGATCCTCGGCCTGCGCTCGCTGTTCTTCCTGGTGGCCGGCATGGTGGAGAAGTTCAGCTACCTCAAGGTCGGCCTGTCCGCGGTGCTCGTGTTCGTGGGCGCGAAGATGACGCTGGTGGACGTGGTCAAGGTGCCGGCCCTCGTCTCTCTGGCCGTCATCGCCGCGCTCATCGGCGGCTCGGTGGTGGCCTCGCTGATCAAGGCGCGCGGCCAGCCCAGCGCGAAGGAGCGCTCGCCCACCCGCGTGGCGCCTGAGGCGCCCTGAGCGGGCTCAGCGGGGGGTCTCGAGGAACCGGAGCCAGGACTGGACCAGCTCCTCGAACTCCCCCAGCGTCAGCTCACGCGCGCGGCCCGGGACGGCGAACTCGCTCTCGATGACCGCGCGCCCCTTCGTCAGGTTCACGTGCCAGGCCTCGCCCTCGGCCAGCCAGCACGAGTGGCTGCCCCGGCGCAGGGCGCGGATGATGTCGAGCAGGCGGCGGCACTGGCGCGAGTCGTTGCGGACCTCCTCGGCCAGGTAGTCCGCGAGGACGTCGTCCGGTGGCTCCGCGAGGGCCGTCACCTGCCCCTCCTGGTTCCATGTAAACCGTACGTTTGGCATCACTCAGCACTCTCCCCCACATTCCAGTGTCGCATGGAGATCAGTCGGTGTTGCCTGGACCGGGAGATCCCTGGAGGGCGTTTGCCGACCAGCGGATACCCCGCGCCGGGCAAATGGCGAGTACCGGGCACAGGGAGCCAGAAAAGGAAGAAGCCGTGAATCCTGGGATTTCTCCCGGACTCACGGCTTCTGTACCGAGTGGGCGCAGCAGGGTTTGAACCTGCGACCCCTGCCGTGTGAAGGCAGTGCTCTACCGCTGAGCTATACGCCCGTGGCGCTGTGCGACGCGGGGGTAAATGCCATCCGCCCCCGCAGGTGTCAAACGCTATTTTCCGTCCGTCTCTTCCGACAGGGTGCCGAGCTTCTCGTCCAGCTCGCGCAAGCGGCGCTTGAGGCTGGAGAGCTTCTTGCCCACCGCCTTGAAGTCGCTCTTGGGGGCGAAGTGGAAGGCGCGCATCAGCTCCTCCTGCCCCTTGTCGAGGGCCTGCTTGCCCCGCTGCACCTTCCCAAGGGCGTTGGCGACCTGCATGGCGCGCTTCTCGTCCGCCATGAGCTTCTCCATCGCCTTGGCTGTGACGCCCAGGGCCCGCTTCTTCAGCTCCTTGCCAATGCCCATTCGAAGATGCCTCCGCGGCCCTTCACCTGTCGTCGATGAACTCCGTCTTCAGCGCAGCGAAGACACGGTCCGCGATGCCCTTGTACCGCATCCGCTCAATGAGCGGCTGGAGATCGCCCTTCACCGAGATGCGGCGCTTGAGCACCGCCTCCACCGGGTCCAGGGTGCCCGCCAGCAGCTCCTTCCATACGGTGTACGAGGCTCGGGCCACATAAGCGGGCTCGAACTCGTCCAGATCGTCCGGATCGTCCAGCACGCGCATCTTCTCGATGCGGCCGTTCTTGGGGACGATGTGGACGACGAAGACCCGGGCCAGCTTGCCGGGCTCGGGGTCCACCACGGCCCCGAAGTCCCCGGTCCAGCCCTGGCCGGCCATGGCGGCCTCGGGGTCCGCGTTGGTCAGCCGCACCGCCTCCTCACACCACTCCTTGGATGGGAACTTCGGCATCGCCTCTCCCGCTACCTGCTGCGGCGGAACACCTTCGAGATGCTCGAGAAGAGGCCGCCCCCCTCCTCGGACTGTTTCGTCTCGGACGGAGGCGGCTCCTTGACGAGCGCCTCTTCAATGGCCTTCTTGAGCGCCTCGGGCGTGTCTCGGGTGGCCAGATCCACCTTCTTCATGCCGTCGGCTTCCTCCACCATCACCTGCAGGAGGCACTCCTCGGTCAGCTTGAAGTCGATCTTCTTCCCGGCAAACGAGGCGGGCAGGCGCACCGTGCCCAGGTACTCGTTGTCGACGATGAGGTCGCTGTCGCCCTGGTAGATGTCCAGCTCGATGAACTGGGAGGTGGCGGGGTTCGGGCCCGGCAGCCGGAAGCTCTTCACCAGGGGAATGAGCGTGTTCTTGTCGATGATGCGCTTGACGCGGTTGTTGGGCAGCCCGTAGCCAATGGGCATGGACACCGCGTCCAGCAGCGTCACCGAGTCGATGCTGCCCAGCGAGTCCGCCAGCAGCGCCGCGCCCAGGGCCACGCACTCGTCCGGGTGGACGCCCTTGCGCGGCGGCTTGCCGAAGTGCTCCTGGATCTTCTGCTGCACCAGCGGCATGCGGCTCTGGCCACCCACGAGGATGATCTCGTCGATGTCCGAGCGCTTGATGCCCTTCTCCGCGAGCACCTCGTCACAGAGCTTGAAGGTCCGGTCCACCAGGTCGCCCGTGAGCCCGTTGAGAATGTCGCGGGTGAGCGGGATGCGCAGGTCCAGCGGCTTGCCCTTGCGCTCCTCGATGAACGGCAGATCGATGACCACGTTGAGGCGCAGGGTGAGATCGATCTTCGCGGCCTCGGCAGCGTTCTTGATGCGCTGCATGGCGATGGGGCTCTTCGACAGATCGATCTTGTGCTCCTCGAGGAACTTCTCCAGCACGTAGTCGATGACGCGGTTGTCGAAGTCCACGCCGCCCAAGAAGGTGTCGCCGCCGGTGGCCAGCACCTCGTAGACATTGCCGGTGAGCTGGAGCACGGACACGTCGAAGGTGCCGCCACCCAGGTCGTACACGAGGATCTTCTGATCCAGGCCCCGGTTGAAGCCGTAGGCCAGCGCGGCCGCGGTGGGCTCGTTGACGATGCGCTTCACGTCGAAGCCCGCCAGCTTGCCGGCTTCCTTCACGGCGTTGCGCTGGTTGTCGTTGTAGTAGGCGGGGACGGAGATGACGGCTTCCTGGATAGGCCCGCCGAGGAACTGCTCGGCGATGGTCTTCACCTGACTCAGAATCAGGCTGGCCACGTGCTCCAGGCTGTACGTCTTGCCGCCCAGCATCACCGCCGCGTCCCCCTCCGGGCCCTCGACGATGTCGTAGTTGAAGTAGCTCTTGAGCTCCTCGACCACCTTGGAGTGGTACTTGCGGCCGATGAGGCGCTTGGTGCCGTAGAGCGTGTTCTTGGGGTTGGTGACCATCTGATCCTTGGCCACGCCGCCGACCAGCATGTCCCCCTTCTGCGACAGCGCGACCACGGACGGCAGGATCAGGTTGCCGCGGTCGGTGGGGACGATCTTCGGGATGCGGTTGCGCACGGAGGCCACGAGCGTGTTCGTCGTGCCCAGGTCAATCCCGATGATGCGAGGTTTGTCCGCCATGGAAATCGAGAGGCGCTGGCCAGGGTAGAGGCAGCGCCTTCTTCTTCTGTACCACGACAGAACGCGGCATGCCTGTTTCTGGCCGCCACCCCTTAGTCCCCTGGCTCTGGCTCGGGCTCCGAGGGGCCCGTCGAACCCCCTCCTGGCAGCGCCTTCTCCCCCCCCATGCGAGGGAGCATCGGGGTCTCCAACGCTTCCAGGATGAGCCGGTCATACGGAGCGTCATCCCCCACCGGCAGCTCCTCGATGAAGCGCGACTGGCGGAGGATGATCCGCGCCCCGTCTTGGGGGTTGGTCGTCAGCGGGTAGATCAGCGCCAGCTCGTCCTTGGCCCGAGTGACGGCCACATAGAAGAGGCGCCGCTCCTCCTCTTCCTCCTCCGGGTTCCGGATGGCCGTGATCATGGGGAAGCGCCCCTCCACCAGCCAGATGACGAAGACGGCCTTCCACTCCAGCCCCTTGGCCTGGTGGACAGTGGAGAGCGTCAGGAACTCGTCCGGCTCCTCACCGGAGATGGCGTCCTCGGCGGAGAACTCGGAGACCAGGGCGATCTCGGACAGGAAGCGCGCCAGGTCCTCGAAGCGGCCGGCGTACTCGGCCAGCTGACGGATGTCGTCCTCGCGGCGCTCCTCGGCGGTGAACTCGGCCCGGAGGTACTCGCTGTAGCCTCCCGTGAGAATGTCTTCGATGAGCTGGCCGGGGGTTCGCGTGGACTCAGGCCGGTTCACCCGGGCCATCATCGCCGTGAAGCGGGTGAAGCCCGACGAGGCCCTCCGTGGCACGTGGCGGCGCACATCCGGGTGGCCCAGCCGCTCGTGGAGGGGCTGTTCCGGCGGGAGGGCCGCCAGGGCCGTCCACAGGGACTCCGCCGTCGCCTGCCCTACCCCGTTCACCAGCTTCACCACCCGCTTGAAGGCCAGCTCATCCCCCGGATGGGAGGCAAAGCGCAGGTGGGCGAGCACGTCCTTGATGTGGGCTTGTTCGAAGAAGCGCACCCCGGAGCGGACTCGGAACGGGATGCCCCGCTTGGTCAGCTCCAGCTGCAGCTCCATGGAGTGGCTGTGCGCCCGGTAGAGCACCGCCATCTCCTCCAGCGGCGTCCCCTCGTCCCGGAGCTCCAGCACACGCTGGGCGACGAACGCGGCCTGCTCGTCCACGTCCTTCGTGGGCACCAGCACCGGCTTGGCGCTGCTGGCGCGCTCCGCTGTGAGCTTCTTGGTGAACTGGCGCTGGTTGAACGCGATGGAGGCGTTGGCCAGTTGGAGGATCTCCGGCGTGGAGCGGTAGTTGCGCGTCAGCGGGTACACGCCGCACCCCGGGTAGCGCTGGGGAAAGTCGATGATGTTCGTGAAGTCCGCGCCCCGGAAGCTGTAGATGGACTGGCAGTCGTCCCCCACCACCGTCAGGTTCTTCCGCTCCCCCACCAGCAGATCCACCAGATCGCCCTGCAGCCGGTTGGTGTCCTGGTACTCGTCCACCAGCACGCACTGGAAGCGCTCGACGAGCTGCGTGCGCACCGCCTCGTGCTCGGCCAGGAGCCGCTTGAGGTGCAGCAGCAGATCGTCGAAGTCCATCAGGTTCATCTGCAGCTTGCGCTGCTGGAAGCGCACCGCCACCGCCAGCACCTCCTCCGCCAGCGGCAGGAACTGCGGCCGATCCTCCACCAGCACCTGCGACAGCGAGCGCTGCAGGTTGATCGCCGTGGACACCAGATCCAGCACCACCTCCGCCCGGGGAAAGCGCCGCTCGCGGGAGATCTTCCGCTCGGCCACGCACGAGGCCATCAGATCCCGCGCGTCCTCCCGGTCCAGCACCGTGAAGGACTGGGAGAACCCCAGGTTGTGCGCGAACTGGCGCAGCAGCGTGTGCGCCGCGTGGTGGAAGGTGCCGCCCAGGAGCTTGCGCACGTCCACGAAGCCGCCCGCCAGCTCCTCCACCCGCCGCGTCATCTCGCGCGCGGCCTTGTTGGTGAAGGTGAGCAAGAGGATGCCCTCGGGAGGCACCCCGCTCTCCAGCAGCCGCGCCACCCGGAACGTCAACGTGCGCGTCTTGCCCGAGCCCGCCCCCGCGATCACCAGCGCTGGCCCGTCTCCCGCCTCCACGGCCCGCAGCTGCTCCTCGTTCAGGAGCCCCGCGTAGTCGATCCGCAGAGACGGCTTCGTGCCCTGCGGGACCTTCAGCGTGTAGGTGCGAGTGGCCATGAGCCCTCGGACTCTAATGCCCACTCAGCGGGCGGGCAGGGAAAATCCGTTCAGTCTCCGCGGGCCGACAGTGCGCTCAGCCGCGCCGCCGCCACCGAACGGACCTGAGGAGAGGGATCGCGATCCCTCGCCAGTTCCAAGAGCAGCGGGGCCAGCTTCGGCAGCTTCGTCCCTACGGCCTCCAGCGCCGCCGTGCGCTCCTTCACCGCCTCGGTCAGGCGCTCGCGCACCTGCTGATCCCGGCACAGGCGCACGCTCGGGTTCTGCTCGCGCAGCAGCAGCTCCGCATCCGCCAGCCGCGCCTCCGAGAGCTTCACCGCATCCGCCGCAGCGCGCTCGAAGCTGTTGAGATCCTCGGGGAATTCCGTGGCCTCCTTGCGGGCCTGGGCGATGGCCTCGACCGCGAAGCGCGCATTCTCCGCCGCCGCGCAGAGCTGCCGGGCGGACGCCAGCGGCACCCCACCCTCCGAAGACACCACCTCCTCCTTCGCCAACCCATGCGCCCAGAGCGCCAGCTGCCGCGCCGCCACCGCCGCCGAGAACGACTGGCGCCGCTCCTGGCGGATCTTCACCCACCGGCGGAGCACCACCGGATCCGGGTTCCCGCTGTCGTAGGAGCGCTGGTACTCCGTCGAGGCCTGCTCCAGCTGCCCCGTCAGATCCAGCAGCGCCGCGATGGTGAGGTACACCTCCGCGCTCCCGGCGCGCTCGCGCAGGCTCTCCAGCCGCATCGCCACCTCGTACTCGGCCACCGCGCGCGGCAGGGCCCGCAGCACGGTCTGGAGGCTCTCCAGCGCGTAGAGGCGGATCAGCGGATTGCGAGCGGTACGGAATGCGTTGAGCAGCGGATCCAGTGCACGCACGGAGACGTGCTGCCCCAGTTCCTCCGCCGCCTGCCAGCGATCCAGCGGATCCGTCGACCCGAGCGCCTGCTGCAGATCGCCCAGATCCCTCAGGTAGAAGCCCACGGACGACGCCTGGGCCAGCGGCTCGCGCGACGCCAGCGCCTCACGGGCTGCCTTCGCCCGGGCCAGCCGCGCCGGGAAGTCCGCCAGCTTCGGTCCCAGCGGATGCGCCTTCACGCGCGCCTCGGCCTCCTCGATGAGCCCCGAGACCAACAAGCCCTCCACCTCCATCGAGAGCAGCAGCGCCTTGGCCTCCTCGCGGTGTTGGCCCGCCGGGAAGTCCTTCAGGTACGCAAAGAGCTTCGTGGCCCCCGAGGCCTTCGCCTGGGCAAACATCTGATCATCCAGCCGCGTCTCCATCTCCTGCCGCCGGGGATCATCGCCCGCCTCGCGCAGGAAGGCCGTGAGCCGCTTCGGATCGTCCGCCGTGGACAGCTCCTGGCGCTCGGCCTCCGCCAGCAGCGCCCGGGCCTCCTCGCGGTGGGCTCCCTCGGGGTGCTCAGCCAGGAACTGCCGCCACGCCGAGGCCGTGCCCGCCTCCTTCGCGGCGTTGAAGCGCAGGCCCTCCAGCAGCGCGCCCGCCGCACGCGCCTGCGTGGCCTCCGGGTAGGCCTCCAGGAAGCGCTTGTAGGCCAGCACCGTGTGGAGCTTCTGCGCCTGCGTGAACTCCAGCTCCTCGAGGCGCGCCTGCGCTGGCTCGGCCATGTCGTCCTTCGGGTGCTCCCGGAGGAAGTCGCGGTAGGCCTCCGCCGTGTCCGCGTCCTTCGCGCGCTGGTACGCCTGGGACGCACAACCCGTGAAGAGCAGACAGACGGCGAGTGTCAAGAGCCTGGGCATCACTCCCACCATTATCCCACCGCTCCCCAAACCGAAAACCCAAGCCTCGACGCCCGGTTGTCTGGGTAGGTTTTTTGACGACACAGCCCACCGGCACGACCATGTAGCAGGTGGACTTACACGGAGGGCACATGAGGAACATCGCGCTGCTGGCGGGGCTGGTGTGGCTGACGGGATGCGCTACGGGTGCCGCGAGGGCGCCGCTGGGCGGGCAGATGCTCTTCGAGAGCTACCGCTACCGGCCGGCGACTCCGGCGGCCTCGCCTCGTCCCATCCCCGAGTCCGAAGAGGACGAAGCGCCCCCCACCGCGATCGCCGAGGCCCCGAATCGCGATGCCTCCAAGCCGAAGTCCCCTCCTCGCGTGGCCAAGCCCGAGAAGCGCCGCACCCAGCCGGTGTCGAGCCCAGGCACGGCGAAGGATGCGCGGGAGACGGTGCTGAGCGCGGCGCGCGGGCTGGTCGGCAAGCCCCAGGTGAAGGTGGGCGGCCGCTCCTACCCCAGCGACTGCACTGGGCTGGTGGAGGCCGTCTACT
It encodes:
- a CDS encoding zinc metalloprotease HtpX, coding for MKNQIKTVVLMGALSAVLIGIGGALGQGYLILAAVIALAMNVGAYFFSDRMVLAMHGAKEVSPAEAPELHRRVEELARNAQLPKPRVFIMEDPQPNAFATGRNPEHGVVAVTTGLMGLLDARELRGVIAHELAHIKNRDILVSTIAATIASAVTFLANAAGFISAFAGGNQDDEQEEGLSPVQSLVLALVAPIAATLIQLGISRSREYLADRTGAEICGDPEALAQALQKLEQGAQMMPSPAARPATASLFIVNPFAGAGSILQLFSTHPSIPERVRRLRALGARREQPWGEHHSLGGPLGT
- a CDS encoding ATP-dependent helicase, translating into MATRTYTLKVPQGTKPSLRIDYAGLLNEEQLRAVEAGDGPALVIAGAGSGKTRTLTFRVARLLESGVPPEGILLLTFTNKAAREMTRRVEELAGGFVDVRKLLGGTFHHAAHTLLRQFAHNLGFSQSFTVLDREDARDLMASCVAERKISRERRFPRAEVVLDLVSTAINLQRSLSQVLVEDRPQFLPLAEEVLAVAVRFQQRKLQMNLMDFDDLLLHLKRLLAEHEAVRTQLVERFQCVLVDEYQDTNRLQGDLVDLLVGERKNLTVVGDDCQSIYSFRGADFTNIIDFPQRYPGCGVYPLTRNYRSTPEILQLANASIAFNQRQFTKKLTAERASSAKPVLVPTKDVDEQAAFVAQRVLELRDEGTPLEEMAVLYRAHSHSMELQLELTKRGIPFRVRSGVRFFEQAHIKDVLAHLRFASHPGDELAFKRVVKLVNGVGQATAESLWTALAALPPEQPLHERLGHPDVRRHVPRRASSGFTRFTAMMARVNRPESTRTPGQLIEDILTGGYSEYLRAEFTAEERREDDIRQLAEYAGRFEDLARFLSEIALVSEFSAEDAISGEEPDEFLTLSTVHQAKGLEWKAVFVIWLVEGRFPMITAIRNPEEEEEERRLFYVAVTRAKDELALIYPLTTNPQDGARIILRQSRFIEELPVGDDAPYDRLILEALETPMLPRMGGEKALPGGGSTGPSEPEPEPGD
- a CDS encoding YacL family protein translates to MPNVRFTWNQEGQVTALAEPPDDVLADYLAEEVRNDSRQCRRLLDIIRALRRGSHSCWLAEGEAWHVNLTKGRAVIESEFAVPGRARELTLGEFEELVQSWLRFLETPR
- a CDS encoding SCP2 sterol-binding domain-containing protein; translation: MPKFPSKEWCEEAVRLTNADPEAAMAGQGWTGDFGAVVDPEPGKLARVFVVHIVPKNGRIEKMRVLDDPDDLDEFEPAYVARASYTVWKELLAGTLDPVEAVLKRRISVKGDLQPLIERMRYKGIADRVFAALKTEFIDDR
- a CDS encoding HEAT repeat domain-containing protein, giving the protein MPRLLTLAVCLLFTGCASQAYQRAKDADTAEAYRDFLREHPKDDMAEPAQARLEELEFTQAQKLHTVLAYKRFLEAYPEATQARAAGALLEGLRFNAAKEAGTASAWRQFLAEHPEGAHREEARALLAEAERQELSTADDPKRLTAFLREAGDDPRRQEMETRLDDQMFAQAKASGATKLFAYLKDFPAGQHREEAKALLLSMEVEGLLVSGLIEEAEARVKAHPLGPKLADFPARLARAKAAREALASREPLAQASSVGFYLRDLGDLQQALGSTDPLDRWQAAEELGQHVSVRALDPLLNAFRTARNPLIRLYALESLQTVLRALPRAVAEYEVAMRLESLRERAGSAEVYLTIAALLDLTGQLEQASTEYQRSYDSGNPDPVVLRRWVKIRQERRQSFSAAVAARQLALWAHGLAKEEVVSSEGGVPLASARQLCAAAENARFAVEAIAQARKEATEFPEDLNSFERAAADAVKLSEARLADAELLLREQNPSVRLCRDQQVRERLTEAVKERTAALEAVGTKLPKLAPLLLELARDRDPSPQVRSVAAARLSALSARGD
- a CDS encoding TerC family protein, with protein sequence MELESVGSPALWAGFILFVLAMLALDLGVFHRKAHEVRFKEALSWSGVWVGLALLFNAGIWWKFGAEPGVQFLTGYLIEKSLSIDNIFVFVIVFSALRIPALYQHRVLFWGILSALVLRAVMIFAGVAMLQRFHWLIYVFGAFLIFTGVKLFLNRNQEDHPENGVAMRWARRTIPSTSEFHGHHFFTKQHGKWLATPLFMALILVEVTDVIFALDSIPAIFAVTQDPFLVFTSNIFAILGLRSLFFLVAGMVEKFSYLKVGLSAVLVFVGAKMTLVDVVKVPALVSLAVIAALIGGSVVASLIKARGQPSAKERSPTRVAPEAP
- a CDS encoding Hsp70 family protein, producing MADKPRIIGIDLGTTNTLVASVRNRIPKIVPTDRGNLILPSVVALSQKGDMLVGGVAKDQMVTNPKNTLYGTKRLIGRKYHSKVVEELKSYFNYDIVEGPEGDAAVMLGGKTYSLEHVASLILSQVKTIAEQFLGGPIQEAVISVPAYYNDNQRNAVKEAGKLAGFDVKRIVNEPTAAALAYGFNRGLDQKILVYDLGGGTFDVSVLQLTGNVYEVLATGGDTFLGGVDFDNRVIDYVLEKFLEEHKIDLSKSPIAMQRIKNAAEAAKIDLTLRLNVVIDLPFIEERKGKPLDLRIPLTRDILNGLTGDLVDRTFKLCDEVLAEKGIKRSDIDEIILVGGQSRMPLVQQKIQEHFGKPPRKGVHPDECVALGAALLADSLGSIDSVTLLDAVSMPIGYGLPNNRVKRIIDKNTLIPLVKSFRLPGPNPATSQFIELDIYQGDSDLIVDNEYLGTVRLPASFAGKKIDFKLTEECLLQVMVEEADGMKKVDLATRDTPEALKKAIEEALVKEPPPSETKQSEEGGGLFSSISKVFRRSR